A window of the Bacillota bacterium genome harbors these coding sequences:
- a CDS encoding nicotinate phosphoribosyltransferase — MSVFDGRRIPADKMGLDWEGIRRGDYSDRYFWNGMTILTHLARERYRFQGHSSLLEAQGIFDYHHLPTGDMVVEMQWFPRRKPFTVVAGVDAAVAILQRCSGEWDGDTFIPTGDRLQILAVQDGDIAPYAGNPIEITPVLKVRGRYRDFAILETPTLGVLTRASRIATNTYQLLQAARGKPVLFFPARFDLPATQAMDGYAYYIGVQRYNHDFSGSTAPFVSTPAQASLWGGRAGGTVAHAMIACFLGDTTELMLQFARILPPEVPRIALVDFHNDCVRTSLQVARAFFDRYRQAVDAGDHETAQRYRLYGVRPDTGGELRDRSLQHLPDDPSLYGVSPALIRALRDALDNAWKDWNIPAEWRERAAEWCRQIKIVATGGFNLQRIRQFEEEGVPVDVYGVGSSFFSNSSVEGTMTDFTADVVRVQIDGRWVHMAKEGRRACENPNLQSVEEML, encoded by the coding sequence ATGAGTGTTTTTGACGGCAGACGAATACCTGCAGACAAAATGGGGTTAGACTGGGAGGGCATTCGGCGCGGCGACTACAGCGACCGCTACTTCTGGAACGGCATGACCATCCTGACCCATCTGGCACGGGAACGGTATCGTTTTCAGGGACACTCTTCCCTGCTGGAGGCGCAGGGTATCTTCGACTACCATCACCTGCCCACCGGCGACATGGTGGTGGAGATGCAGTGGTTTCCCCGCCGCAAGCCCTTCACGGTGGTGGCAGGCGTGGACGCCGCAGTCGCCATATTGCAGCGGTGCAGCGGCGAGTGGGATGGAGATACCTTCATCCCCACCGGCGACCGGCTACAGATACTGGCGGTGCAGGACGGGGACATTGCCCCTTACGCGGGCAACCCGATAGAGATTACCCCCGTGCTGAAGGTGCGGGGGCGCTACCGCGATTTCGCCATTCTGGAGACGCCCACGCTTGGCGTACTGACCCGCGCCAGCCGCATCGCCACCAACACCTACCAGCTGTTGCAGGCGGCACGAGGCAAGCCAGTGCTCTTCTTCCCCGCCCGCTTCGACCTGCCCGCCACACAGGCGATGGACGGCTACGCATACTATATTGGCGTGCAGCGATATAACCACGACTTCAGCGGCAGCACTGCCCCCTTCGTCTCTACGCCGGCACAGGCGTCGCTGTGGGGTGGTAGAGCAGGCGGTACCGTCGCCCACGCCATGATTGCCTGCTTCCTCGGCGACACCACCGAGCTGATGCTGCAGTTCGCCCGTATCCTGCCGCCGGAGGTGCCCCGCATCGCGCTGGTGGACTTCCATAACGACTGCGTGCGCACGTCGCTGCAGGTCGCCAGAGCCTTCTTCGATCGCTACCGACAGGCGGTAGATGCCGGCGACCACGAAACGGCACAGCGGTATCGACTGTACGGCGTGCGCCCGGACACCGGCGGCGAGTTGCGCGACCGCAGCCTCCAGCACCTGCCCGACGACCCCAGCCTCTACGGCGTTAGCCCTGCGCTGATTCGCGCCCTGCGTGACGCCCTCGACAACGCGTGGAAAGACTGGAACATCCCCGCTGAATGGCGCGAGCGCGCCGCCGAGTGGTGCCGCCAGATTAAAATCGTGGCGACGGGTGGCTTCAACCTGCAGCGCATCCGCCAGTTCGAAGAAGAGGGTGTGCCGGTGGACGTCTATGGCGTCGGCTCCTCCTTCTTCTCCAACAGCTCCGTCGAAGGCACGATGACCGATTTCACCGCCGACGTGGTGCGCGTGCAGATAGACGGACGCTGGGTGCACATGGCGAAAGAGGGGCGTCGCGCCTGCGAAAACCCCAACCTGCAGTCAGTGGAGGAGATGCTATGA
- a CDS encoding PD-(D/E)XK nuclease family protein, producing the protein MTTATETTKPPLTVWTARALGGKTRRCIQACLKERAQACLVLPSETQSEVARAILKAEGTPPEQADRTVRSLYAFASEVALTAGGARVVPLHLRRWILRRAIRFLAQPGSLLEHAVGRDGILTLLSAWAREMAREGISPEALQSMAQHSQEREKVDALARVWGSYRRLLTQQGWQEEDDVYRIAAAALRDAPRTPRIPRRVLFDGFARFSASELEFLRALAETGRDLVVTLCWEEGRDALFESTSATLKCLQEHFEVRHEQLSLSQDEQTSSTVLHIAAHLLSPAPVGAAVQVSPSVEIWEAPYLLAEIEWIAREITQLHRNGMAWGEIAVLCRDLPDVLLTIEAVFSRFAIPTQSFETRPLSEHPLTRALTVFLHLHTSDYPRESVLQWLKSGYLPIDIMDADRLRLLAVRRGIRSGATNWLRLPEQASGEGNPAATLLRETIEWTQALAQSPTPKQWLDTLERALSSMKFGSVLAAEHGDALAQALEVAHQVVALLDAEEPGTPTDWARAVEQAWAVTPQRHSYSLRNAVWLLEAARSRPLRPRVAFVMGMQEGRFPKRATEDALLRDDDRRWVNEHAGCYLPLSTDSAALERLVFYQAATCASQKVIFTYSRTEGDHDVQPSFYLRSLREIFPPEGITQRSLRLNDVTAPLSHTVDERDMERTLVDSLFDFNPHTRREMDTTERLHTAQTLHRWLNEHPERCRQWWRWRFLPDFPRLTTRIPHPTRRAYSASELEDLQQCPFRHFVRWEMKLRGERTHYATGQGRWLHAVLHRHQRNQQQPLHTLLQEIAQEQPVDRPIGERQLLLQQLEDMVRSVLEREEQIYTAFGLQTLYTEAVFGPAPDDEEQTLPVTQPPLHLTLPNGEKMRICGRIDRVDICPQTSAAVLIDYKRNLRDRWWQEIQTGEDLQTILYVAALRQVWKLTPAAVALDGALEGKRCRILFTDTLNTDLLQRLGKQSQEDYNVVQHVHGERWKSIERTAARKISELLNRLKAGDIAPVPGDHCSLCEYSGICRTVKGTDTPVHDGEPYPSNEKNL; encoded by the coding sequence ATGACGACGGCAACGGAGACGACAAAGCCACCTCTAACCGTATGGACAGCACGCGCACTGGGTGGGAAAACCCGTCGGTGCATTCAGGCCTGCCTGAAAGAACGGGCGCAGGCGTGTCTGGTGCTGCCGTCGGAAACGCAGTCGGAGGTTGCCCGCGCCATCCTGAAAGCGGAGGGCACGCCCCCCGAACAGGCTGACAGGACGGTACGGAGCCTGTATGCTTTCGCCTCCGAGGTGGCGCTAACCGCAGGAGGAGCGCGGGTGGTTCCCCTGCACCTGCGCCGCTGGATCCTTCGCAGGGCGATTCGCTTTCTCGCTCAACCTGGAAGTCTTCTGGAACACGCTGTCGGCCGCGATGGTATACTCACTCTGCTCTCGGCGTGGGCAAGGGAGATGGCTCGCGAGGGGATTTCACCGGAAGCGTTGCAGAGTATGGCTCAGCACTCACAGGAAAGGGAGAAAGTGGACGCACTGGCGCGGGTGTGGGGCTCCTATCGCCGCTTGCTCACCCAACAAGGCTGGCAAGAGGAAGACGATGTGTACCGTATCGCCGCCGCAGCATTGCGCGATGCACCTCGGACCCCTCGTATCCCGCGCCGTGTGCTGTTTGACGGCTTCGCCCGTTTCAGTGCCAGTGAATTGGAGTTCTTACGTGCCCTCGCCGAAACTGGGCGTGACCTGGTGGTCACACTCTGCTGGGAAGAAGGGCGAGACGCGCTGTTCGAAAGCACTTCTGCTACGCTGAAATGCCTGCAAGAACATTTTGAAGTGCGCCACGAACAGTTGTCCCTGTCACAGGATGAACAAACATCCTCAACGGTTCTGCACATTGCTGCGCATCTGCTCTCCCCTGCGCCTGTCGGGGCAGCCGTACAGGTATCGCCGTCTGTGGAGATATGGGAGGCACCGTATCTGCTTGCGGAGATCGAGTGGATTGCCCGTGAAATCACGCAGCTACACCGCAACGGCATGGCGTGGGGTGAGATTGCGGTACTCTGTCGTGACCTGCCCGATGTGCTGCTGACCATCGAAGCGGTGTTCTCCCGATTTGCCATCCCCACGCAGAGCTTTGAGACCAGACCCCTGAGCGAGCATCCGCTGACACGCGCCCTGACCGTTTTCCTGCACCTCCATACAAGTGACTACCCACGCGAGTCCGTATTGCAATGGCTGAAAAGCGGCTATCTGCCGATAGACATCATGGATGCAGACCGTCTCCGCCTGCTGGCGGTTCGCCGGGGGATACGTTCAGGGGCAACAAACTGGCTGCGCCTCCCCGAGCAGGCATCGGGTGAAGGCAATCCGGCAGCAACTCTCCTTCGCGAGACCATCGAGTGGACACAGGCTCTGGCACAATCCCCCACTCCGAAGCAATGGCTGGACACGTTAGAAAGGGCACTGAGCTCCATGAAGTTCGGCTCTGTGCTGGCAGCGGAACACGGCGATGCTCTCGCGCAGGCTCTGGAGGTAGCGCATCAGGTGGTTGCCTTGCTGGACGCGGAGGAGCCCGGCACGCCGACCGACTGGGCGCGAGCGGTGGAACAGGCATGGGCGGTAACTCCCCAAAGGCACAGCTACTCCCTTCGCAACGCGGTGTGGCTTCTGGAGGCTGCCCGCAGCCGTCCCCTGCGTCCACGTGTGGCGTTCGTCATGGGAATGCAGGAAGGGAGGTTCCCCAAACGCGCTACGGAGGATGCCCTCCTGCGCGATGACGACCGCCGCTGGGTGAACGAACATGCGGGTTGCTACCTTCCGCTGAGCACGGACAGCGCCGCTCTGGAAAGGCTTGTCTTCTATCAGGCAGCGACCTGCGCCTCGCAAAAGGTGATTTTCACCTACTCTCGCACCGAGGGCGACCACGATGTCCAACCCTCATTCTACCTGCGCTCTCTGCGCGAGATATTCCCTCCCGAAGGCATCACCCAGCGCAGCCTGCGCCTCAACGACGTCACCGCTCCCCTCTCACACACGGTGGACGAACGAGATATGGAGCGTACCCTGGTGGACTCGCTCTTCGACTTTAACCCGCACACGCGCCGCGAGATGGATACCACCGAACGACTGCACACCGCACAGACCCTTCATCGCTGGCTGAACGAACATCCCGAAAGGTGCAGGCAATGGTGGCGGTGGCGCTTTTTGCCCGATTTCCCCCGCCTCACCACCCGCATTCCACATCCCACCCGCCGCGCGTACTCGGCAAGCGAACTGGAAGATTTACAGCAATGCCCCTTCCGGCATTTCGTACGGTGGGAGATGAAACTGCGTGGGGAGAGAACGCACTACGCCACCGGACAGGGTCGCTGGCTACACGCGGTGCTGCATCGCCATCAACGCAACCAGCAACAGCCTCTGCATACTCTGCTGCAGGAGATAGCGCAAGAGCAACCTGTAGACCGTCCCATCGGGGAACGGCAACTGCTGTTACAACAGCTGGAAGATATGGTGCGCTCGGTGCTGGAACGCGAAGAGCAGATATACACCGCGTTTGGTTTGCAGACGCTGTATACGGAAGCGGTTTTCGGTCCTGCCCCGGACGACGAGGAACAAACCCTGCCAGTTACTCAGCCACCGCTGCACCTGACCCTGCCCAATGGAGAGAAAATGCGGATATGCGGCAGGATAGACCGCGTGGACATCTGCCCGCAGACATCTGCAGCCGTACTGATCGACTACAAACGCAACCTGAGAGACAGATGGTGGCAGGAGATACAGACGGGCGAAGATTTACAGACGATTCTGTACGTGGCTGCGCTGAGGCAGGTATGGAAGCTGACGCCTGCTGCCGTCGCGCTGGATGGCGCGCTGGAAGGCAAACGGTGCCGCATACTGTTTACCGACACGCTAAATACCGACCTCCTGCAACGGCTGGGCAAACAATCTCAGGAGGATTACAACGTGGTACAGCATGTGCACGGCGAACGCTGGAAAAGCATCGAACGCACCGCCGCGCGCAAGATTAGCGAACTGCTGAACCGCCTGAAAGCAGGCGACATTGCGCCCGTACCCGGAGACCATTGCAGCCTGTGTGAATACAGCGGAATATGCCGCACGGTCAAGGGCACGGACACGCCCGTGCACGATGGCGAACCTTATCCCTCAAACGAAAAAAACTTGTGA